A segment of the Lactobacillus sp. ESL0700 genome:
ATCACCAATTTTAGCCGGATTTATTATTGGTGGTACTCGGCCGCTACTTGTTTTAACAGGAACTCACCACGCTGTTCGTGCAATAACGCAACAGCAGGTTGCTACTTATGGCCGGACAACGATTGGAGCAATGAATTTTGTTTCTACATTTGCACAATCGGCAGCAGCTTTGGGAGTCTATTTCTTTACTAAAAACAAAAGAATGAAAAGTTTGTCATTTAGTTCAACTATTTCAGGATTTTTAGGTGTTACAGAACCAGCTTTATATGGTGTAGTTACGAAATATAAAATTGCAATGCTTGGAGCAGTAATTGGTGGTGGCGTTGGCGGCGCAATTGCTTCTTACTTTAATGCAGCTGTTTATGGTATTGTTCTACCAAGTATATTGACGATTTCTGCAACAATAGGTAAAGGTTTTATTGGTATGGCCCTAGGTGTTCCAACTTCTATTGTTGTCACACTTTTGGTGATTTTCTTGGGAAGAAAATCGATAATCAGGCAAGATGAAGAAGACTTAGCCAAAGAAAATAATCAGAATCAAGATATAACAGTTAATCATGATAACTTAGTTTCAGCTATAAAAAATGCCAATATTATGTCTCCTGCTAATGGTAAAATTCAATCGTTATCTAGTTTAAACGACAAAACTTTTGCCAGTGGTATGTTGGGTAAGGGAATAGCAGTTAAATCTACTGACGGTAAAGTTTTTTCACCAGTAGATGGTGTAATTACTTCGGTTTTTCCGACTAAGCATGCAATTGGACTTAAAGCTGAGAATGGCGTTGAGATACTTCTTCATATCGGTATTGATACTGTAAACTTAAACGGTAAGTTTTTACATCCCGAAGTTAAAGAAGGCGACAAAGTAGTTAAAGGCCAACAAATTATGACCTTTGATTTCAAGAAAATTATAGAAGCTGGTTATGATGATGTAGTAATTATGTTGATTACCAATACTGACCAGTTACTTAATATTAATAATGTTAAAGACAGTGGGGAAACTACTAAAAGTCAGGTATTAATGACCGTTTAATTTGACTTTTAATGATTTTATAGAAAGACGTGAAAAATATGAAGGAATTTCCTGATAATTTTCTTTGGGGTGGAGCAACCTCTGCAGCACAATATGAAGGTGCGGCACAAATTGGCGGCCGAGGTCTGTCACACATGGATTTTATTCGTAGAGCAGGTAGTGGCAACAAATCTTTGAACAATATTACCAAGGCACAATTTGAAAATAATAAAAAACATCAAGATGAATATAATTTTCCATTTAGACGAGGTTCAGACTTCTATCATCACTATAAAGAAGATATTGCATTACTTGGAGAAATGGGCTTTAAAGTCTTTCGGATGAGTATTTCATGGAGTCGCCTTTTCCCTAAAGGCATAGAAGATACGCCATGTCCAGAAGGTGTCCAGTTTTATCATAATGTCTTTAAAGAATGTCATAAATATGGCATTGAACCTCTTGTAACAATGATTCATTATGAAGTTCCCGTTTATCTTACTGAAACCATAAATGGTTGGGAAAGTCCTAAAATGGTTGATTACTTTGTCCACTATACAAAATTTCTTATTGATGAATACAAAGATGAAGTAAAATATTGGATTACCTTTAATGAAATAAACATGGTCATGAATTCCTCATACTTGGGTGGTGCAATGTTCGTTACGGAATCTGATAAACCTAAAGAAACTTGTATTCAGCAAGCATTGCATCATGAGTTAATTGCTAGCGCATTAACCGTTAAGTATTTTAAAGATCACGCTCAAAATGACTTAGTTGGAAATATGATTTGTCGTTTACAAAACTATCCGTATACTTGCAAGCCAGCAGATGTGTTAGCTACGCAAGAACAAAATCAATTTAATTATTTCCCAACTGATGTGCAGGTTAATGGATCTTATCCCGAATTTATTTTGAATTATTATAAGAAAAATAATATTGAAATTAATTGGTATCCAAATTATGAAAAGATCTTAAAAGAAGGTACCGTAGATTTTACTTCTATCAGTTATTACAACACTGGAGTAATTAGCGCTGACGAAGATAAAAAAGAGCCGATCGGTAAATTTGTAAGGAAATTACCTAATCCATATGTAAATCAAACTGATTGGGGTTGGGGGATTGATCCTACTGGTTTACGAATTTCATTAAATGATATGACCCAACGCTACCATCATTTACCTATTTTCATTGTTGAAAATGGATTAGGAGCTATAGATGAGTTAACGTCAGACTTCAAAGTGCATGATCAATATCGTATAGATTATATAAAAGCTCATTTGCAAGCAATTAAAGAAGCTATTGATGATGGTTGCAATGTGATGGGGTATACTTCTTGGGGCTGTATTGACCTAGTTAGTTGTGGTACTGCTCAAATGACTAAGAGATATGGCTTTGTTTATGTAGATGCTGATAATGAAGGCAACGGTAGTTATAAGCGCTATCCTAAAGATTCTTTTTATTGGTATAAAAAAGTAATTGCCAGCAATGGTAAAGAATTAGATTAAATCTAGTTGACATCATTAAATAATGATGATAAATTAATTATGAATAAAAACAAAACATCTTGAAAAGCAGAGTAATTATTTGTGAGTCTTAAAAGAGAAGCGATGTTATGGTGAAAGTCGTTAGGCAAGCGGTAGTGAACATGGGCTTCGAATTGATGACTGCTGGCGATAGTTAGCCAGCAGCGGTATTGCAGCCGTTAGCAGTGCAAGCTATTATTAGATAGCTAGTGAGGTTTGCCGTGTAAATGGCAAACAAATTAAAGGTGGTAACACGAGCACTCGTCCTTAAATTGGGACGGGTGCTTTTTTAATTGCCAAAATAGGAGGCATTTTGATGAGCAAAACAATTTTTACCAATATTAATTTATTTAATGGCAAAGACAATGAAATTAAGGCGGATAATTATTTGCTGGTGGATGATAAAACCGGCAAAATTATCCAAACAGGCACGGGACAATTACCGCAAGCTGATAAAACCGTTGACTTAGGTGGCAAGTATGTCATTCCTGGATTAATGAATTGCCACACGCATATTTTTATGGACCCGACCACTCCTGATGGTGGCTCAAGTGCTGGCGTTGTTCCATCAACTGTTCGTGCCGTTCAACATTTGCATGACTTACTGAAATCAGGTGTTACTTATATTCGTGAATGTGGCAGTACTTATAATATCGATATCGAGCTAGAAAAATTAATTAAGGCTGGTAAGTTAAGCAAGGTGCCCGAAATTATGCCAGCAGGACATCCGTTTTCAATGACTGGTGGTCACGGTGACATGCCAAACTTTGGTCGTTTGGTTGACTCTCCTGATGAAATGCGCAAGGCTGTGCGGCAAGGAATTAAGGAAGGTGCTAAAGCGATTAAGGTGATGGCGACTGGCGGGGTCATGACAGAGAGTGATGCATTAGATCAACCCCAATTGAGTGAAGCTGAAATACACGTGGCAGTTGAGGAAGCGCACCACAAGGGATTAATTGTTGCGGCTCACGCTGAAGGCAATCCAGGTATTTTGAATGCGATCAAGGCTGGTGTGGACTCAATTGAACATGGTTTTTACGTTAATGATGAAGAAATTAAATTGATGCTGGAAAAGGGCACTTACTTAACGCCAACAATTGTTGGTGCTTGGGCCTTTATTGAGTACGCTCCCGGCAAGATTCCTGACTGGGAAATGGCTAAAATCTCTGCAGCTTGGAAAGATTTGCGCGGAAATATTACTAAGGCAAAGAACGCTGGTGTCAAGATTACTTTGGGTACAGATGCCGGTACGCCATTCAACGACTTTACGATGACGCCGCAAGAATTACCGTTATTAGTTGAGCAAGGTTTTACAAACTTCGAAGCTCTAGAGACAAGTTTAAATGATGCCAAGTTAATGAAGATTGATGATGAATACGGTACTTTGGAAGCCGGAAAATATGCAGACTTCTTGGTTTTAGATAAAAATCCGTTAGCTGATATTACAGCAGTTGTTCAAAAAGATAAGGCCGTCTACAAGAAGGGCTTGCGTGCATATTAAGGAAACAATACGTTTTTGAATTGAAGTTGTTCTCGTGCTTAAAAGAGCATAAAATGGTTTTATTTAATAAAACTAAAGGAGAACATTATGAAAGTTCTATACCAAAATTTAAATTTATTTGATGGTGAGCAAGATAGCATTCAGCCAAATTCTTGGCTGGAAGTTGATGAGCAAACTGGTAAAATCACGGCTTTGGGCAGCGGCAACGCGCCACAGGCTGATAAAGTGGTTGATTTACAAGGAAAGTACGTTATGCCGGGGCTGATTAATTGTCACGACCATATGGTGATGGACCCGACAGATCCGCGCGGTGTAACTGACTTTAACGTGGTGGAAACAACAGTTGATTCTGTTCAGCACTTGCACGAAATGCTGAAGTCTGGTGTTACCTATGTGCGTGAGTGCGGTTCAACTTTTGACATTGATTTAACAATTGCTAAGATGATTAATGAGGGCAAAATTACCAATGTACCTGAAGTAATGCCGTCAGGGCGCCCATATTCGATGACTGGCGGGCACGGTGATATTCCCAATTTTGGTTATGTTGTTGATTCTCCTGATGAAATGCGTAAGGCAGTTCGTCAAGGGCTGAAGCGTGGTGCTAAGGTAATCAAGGTTATGGCAACTGGCGGCATTATGACTGAACGCGATTTTATGGATGATCCTCAACTCAATGTTGCCGAAATTAAAGCGGCAGTTGAAGAAGCGCACCATAAAGGAATTACGGTTGCAGCTCATGCCGAAGGAATTGCAGGCATTATGAATGCGATTGAAGCCGGTGTAGATTCGATTGAACACGGCTTTTACGTCAATGATGAAGCCATTGATTTGATGTTAGAAAAGGGCACGTACCTGACACCAACAATTATTGCAGCTTGGGCCTTTCCAGAATATGCAGTTGGAATTGCACCTGACTGGGAAATGAACAAGGCAGAGAAGGCATTAGCTGATTTGCGCAAGAATATTGCTCACGCCAAAGACCGCGGTGTCAAAATAGCATTGGGTACAGATGCCGGGACAACTTTTAACGGCTTTTCTAAGACTCCTGTGGAATTACAATTACTAGTTGATGATGGTTTTAGCAATTTTGAAGCTTTGCAAACTAGTGTTAATTCCGCCAAACTTATGAAAATTGATGATGAGTATGGCACGCTAGCAGTTGGTAAATACGCCGACTTTTTGGTTTTGGATGCTGACCCACTGGCAGATATTAAAGCAGTTGCTCAGGAAGATAAGGCTGTTTATAAAAAAGGCCGACGAGCATATTAAAAAGTATAATAAAATCCCACTATCTAAAATTATGATAGTGGGATTTTTTCGTTAAAAAATTTATAAATCTTCGGTGTACATTATTATTTAGTAGCTTAATAAAGTATTTTGGGACTGGTTAAACGAAACTGCAAACAAATCATGAATTGCTTCTTTAGATGTAAAGCCATAATAGTTGGCAGTAGTTGTGTCATCAATTAGATTAAAAATTGCTTTTTCAAGATCTGAAAATATATATTTATCATTGATTTTGCCCATAAGTTTGACAATTATACAAATTTGCATTGCGAGAGCATTTGTATAAATACCATATATCTAAGGGAAATTTTATTTTTCATAATTTTGCATAAAAAACCTTCGCGATGGGACGTGTCCGTTAAGCGAAGGGATAGATCTTTCAATAATAATTTAACGGATAATGTGTAAAAAGTCAATATTTTGTTTTGGTTAATAATAAAAGAATTATACAGTATTAAGCCGAAAATATCATTATGTTAATTAATAAAAGATAAATTATTTAAAACGTTAAAAATCTTGACATGATTTGTTAAATCCCTCTTGCTTTTTTAGCAGATAGCTTCATAATTGAAACAAGAAAAATAAGTCCCTATCACTGCAACGTGGTAGGACTTTTTATGTGATTTAATTTTGAGGAGCAAGAATGACTAAAAAGCAGATTAAATATGTCACGCTGGCGCTGATGCTTGGCAATATTATGTCGGGGCTGGATGGTACGGTAATTAACACCGCGATTCCAGCAATTGTTGCCGCCTTGCATGGGATTCAGTTTATGGGCTGGATTGTTGCCATCTTTTTATTAGGGATGTCGATTTCGATTCCCTTATGGACTAAAATTGGTGAGAAAATCACTAATAAGTTGGCGTTTGAAATTTCATTGGTGCTGTTCATTATCGGCTCTATTTTTGAAGGCTTGGCACCGAATATTTTCTTCTTTCTAGTTGCCCGTTTGGTCATGGGCATTGGTGCCGGTGGCATGGGATCCTTACCCTACATCATTGTTGGTTATATTTATCCAAATATTAAAACGCGGACGCGAATCTTAGGTTATTTGACCGCGAGTTTCAACGTGGCTGCGATTATGGGGCCGCTCGTTGGTGGTACCATTATTGATACAATGTCGTGGCACTGGGTCTTTTATCTGAATGTACCAATTGGAATTATTGCGGTTATCTTGAGTATGCTATACTTCAGGCCAATAACGCCAAAATCTACCCGTAAATTTGATTTTTCTGGTGCTCTGTTACTGGCGCTAGGCTTATTAACGTTTTTAATGGGGATTCAGCTCCTAGGCTTGACTAGTAACTTAGTTGTTGCGGTATTGGTTGCAATTAGTTTGATTTTTATTGGTGGCTTTTTATGGCGAGAAAAGCGGGCGACCAACCCAATTATTCCTCTGTCGATTTTCAAAAATAAGGCGTTAAATGGCGACTTCTTACTTTTTGCGTTTACTTGGGGCGCATATTTAGCTGTCAATACTTACTTGCCGATGTGGGCGCAAGCTCTCTTGGGGACCACAGCACTTGTTGGTGGTGTAACTTTGGTGCCAAACTCAATTGTTGATATTACAGCTTCGCAAAGTGTTTCCTTTATTAGTGACCGTGTGCGCACGTTTACGCTGGTATTAATTGGAATTTTGGGGATGATAGTGTCAGTCGGCGGCATGTTTTTAGCTGACTTGCAAACACCATTGCAATGGTTGACCTTTGTTTGTGCGTTTTCTGGGATAGGTGTCGGCTTTATCTTTGTCGCACTGCAAGTTAAAGTGCAGGTAGACGCGGGGATGACTAATATGGCAACAGCGACGTCAACTTCTTATTTAATTAGAATTTTGGCGCAAACGGTGATGTCAGCTGTGTACGGCGTTATTATGAATATGGCGCTGGCACGCGGCGTCCAGCAGCATAGCGGCATTACAATGCACATGATGAACGAGCTGAGTGATGCTAAAACGGCAAAATTGTTGCCGGCACGACTATTGCCAACGATGCGGACGATTTTCCACACAGGTATTAAAGAAATTATGATGGTGTCACTACTGCTACTAGTTATTGCGTTTGGCCTAAACTTTTACTTCAATTGGCATACTGATGTGCAAAAAAATTGAAATTAGTAAGTAAAAATAAATTTAATATAGATTTAAATAAATTCTAAAATAAAACTTTAATTCTTTGCTAATATTAGTTAAAATATAAGCAAAGATTTTTTGTTTAAAGGAGGATTTATCCTAATGAAAGTTTTACTATATAATATGACACCTGAGCAAATGGTTTATGTTGATAAATGGCGCAAAAATCACCCTGAAGATGACTTGGAAACAAGCGAGGAGATTTTAGATGCGTCAACAGTTGATATGGCCAAGGGTTTTGACTGTGTCAGCATGATGCAAGTTGTTGACATTGACCAAGAAGAAGTCTACAAAAAATTGGCTTCTTTTGGCATTAAACAATTGGCTTTGCGGTCAGTTGGCTACAATATTATTAACTGGGACTATGTCCATAAATATGACTTGTTTGTCACTAACACACCTGCTTACTCACCAAGAGCCGTTGCTGAAAACACGCTGACTTCTGCCATGTATTTGCTTCGTAAATGGGGACAAATCCTTCAAAATGAAAAGCGCGACCTGAACTTTGTTCGTGAAGAAAATCTGATGAGCGACGAAATCTACAATAAGACAGTCGGAATTATCGGTTTAGGTCGAATTGGTACGGCAACTGCTGAAATTTTCAGTGCTTTGGGTGCTAGAGTTATCGGTAATGATTTGATTGAAAATCCAGCTAACGAGGCTTTCTTGGAATACACCGACTTTGACACGGTCATTAAGGAATCAGATATTCTGACTTTGCATACACCACTTGACCCGTCAATTGTGGACATGATTAGTGCCGAGCAATTTAAGCAAATGAAGGATACGGCAATTATTATTAATGATGCCCGTGGCCCACTCATTAACACAGAAGACTTGGTAGATGCTTTAAAGAATCATGAAATTGCCGGTGCTGCCTTGGACGTTTTGACAGAAGAAAATGACTTCTTCATGAAGAAATTTGACGATATATCGGAATTACCAAAGACTTATCAAGAATTAGCCAAGATGCCAAACGTTGTCATTACACCTCACTCAGCTTACTATACTAAGACATCAGTTAAGAACATGATTGAGCATAGTATGACAGATATTAAGCGGGTTCTGAATGGTCAAAAACCAGTTTATCTTGTTGAATTGTAATTGAAAATTTTAAACTAAATAGGCGATTAACTTTTTTAAGTTAATCGCTTATTTTTTGAGGTAAAATTATCAAAATTTTGTTTGTTCGCTTATAATTAGAGTATTGGTATAATTGATGTCGTTGTGGTAATAATGGAGAATTAAATGAAGCGATTTCATCACAAGTATACACTACCGGCGATTTTGCTGATGCTGGCAATTGCGATTACGCTTTTGTTTAATGGGTTATTTAACTTGAAAAGGCAGACGACATTGCCGCCGGATGCGAATTCAACTGCAATTGGTGTGGAACTTAATCAGAGTTATGGTTACGTTGCAATGCATGAATTGCAGGCAAATGGAATCTCATTTGTCTATTTACGCAGCACGCAGGGGCGGTCATTTTTTGATGATGACTACTTGGCTTATCGCGACCAAATTTTGGGAACTAAGTTAGCTTTTGGCACAAGTGTGGCGTATAGTGATGAGTCGACACCCCAGCAGCATTATACTTATTTTATGAAAAAAGTCGGCTTAAACACAGGCAGTTTGCCAATTATGGTTGTGCCAGCAGTAAGTGAGCGGCGATTGGTCTATATTAAACAGATGGCGCAATTCACGCAATTATTGCTTAACATTGGTAAGCGGGTGATGGTTGACTTGCCGATTAAATACAAAAAGTATTTTCCAGCTGGCGTCTCGTTTATTATAACTAGCAAACGCGAGCCGAATAAACTTCAATATACTTTTTGGCGGTACACGACTAATGGTCGCGTTAAAAATGTCCGCGAGTTGGAAGACGGTGGTGTTACCATGTTTGCTTATAACGGAACGGTAACACAATATAAACAGAAATATGGGCAGTTAATACAATAATGAAGCAAGAATTTGAAACAGTTTTAAATAAATTAGGTTTGAAACAGCCAACGTTAATTCAAAAAGAGACACGTGACGCGATTTTAAACGGCGCTAGTGTAGTGGCACTAGCTAAAACAGGAACGGGTAAAACGCTGGCTTATGCACTGCCAGCATTAGAGCGCGTTAAGCAAGGGATGCCCAACAGTTTAGTAATTATTGCACCAACGACCGAATTGGCCGTGCAGATTCGCCATGCGATTAATCCTTTTGTCCATGCTTTAGGCTTAAAAGGGGTTAGCTTAGTTGGTGCTGGCAACCGGCAGCGCCAGGAAGACAATCTGAAGAAGAAACATCCAGAAGTGGTTGTCGCAACTCCAGGTCGCTTTTTTGACTTCTTTTCCAGTAATCGCATTAAGGTAGAACAGATTAAGACGCTGGTAATTGATGAAGCCGATGATATTTTAGAGTTCAGTAAGATGGAGCTGCTTAGTTCTTTAGGACAAAATATGACGGCTGATGCGCAAATTTTACTATTTGGCGCAACGGAATCGGAAATTACGCAAAAAGCCGAAGAAATTTTTGATCGGACCTTTTTATTAATTGATGTGCGCAGTCAACAGGAGACAACTGTTAAGAATTATTTCTTGCAAATTGATAATGCGCATAAGATTGATTTTGTGCAGCGACTGACAAGGCTAGATCATTTCAAGGGAATTTTATTCTTTGATTCTAACCAAACGATGATGCGTTTTGCCGGAATTTTTGCTCATACCAAAACTAAATTTACGTTATTGGCAAATGAGTTTGGCAAGGAAAAGCGTGAACAAGCGCTCCATGATTTAAAAATTGGTAAAACCAAATTGCTGCTGGCAACTGATTTGGCCGCTCGCGGATTGGATATTCCTGGCGTAACTTATGTCATTAACTTCGATATTCCGAGTGAAATCAATACATATTTACACCGCGCTGGTCGGACGGGCCGTATGGGAGCCAACGGCTATGTGGTAACTCTTGGCGATGATCATGATTTTCGTGATTTGAAGAAACTCTTGGGTGATGGCACCACTTTAGAACGAGTTTACTTTGCCGGTTTTAAGTTGGTAACGCAATTGCCGCGCAAGAAAAAGGCTAAAAAGGCGGTTACTGCAGAAACTGCTGCGCCAGCACCGGTTAAAAAGAAGAAGCATAAAAAACATCAGAATAAAAATAAGGGTTATCACCCACATTATTTAAAGCAGAAGGGGGAACAATGAGTCGATTAGTAGCTTGGCTGGAAGACTATGTGCTGCCAGTAGCCAATAAAATTGGGCAAGTGGGTTGGCTTGTGGCGTTGCGGGATGCATTTATCTCCGTCATGCCAATTACCATTGCCGGTTCGGCCGCCGTATTGATAAAAAGCTTGATTGCAGTAGCGAAAACCAATCTGGGTTGGACGACTTTTGCATGGACAATGCAGCCGCTGGCGTTAGTTTGTAATGTGGTATGGCGCGGGACATTTGCTTTATTTGCACTCTTTTTGGCATTGTCACTTGGTTATCACTTTGCCAAAATCTTAGAGGTTGATCCACTTGCTGGTGCCATAGTTTCACTGTCGTCTTTAGCAATGAGCATTGCTAATTTGACAAAAGTCCAAGTTGCGGGCCATGAAATCGTGATGCAACATGCATTTGACATTGAGCAATTTTCAACCACCGGTATTTTTACGGCAATTTTGTTTGGGACGATCGGTGTTTTAATTTATGCGTTTTGTGTTAAAGCACGAATTATGATTCATTTGTCGGCTAATCTGCCTTATGCGGAACAACGGGCGTTTGACTCACTTGTACCGGCAACGATTGCAATTTTTGTAGTTGGTGCAATTAATTTCATTTTTCAAGCAGTAACTGGTACTTTCTTTGGCAATTGGTTATTACACACAATTCAGTGGCCACTAGTTAAAATGGGCCAGGGCTTCGGCATGGTGATGCTCGTAACTTTACTTGTTCAAATCTTTTGGTTCTTTGGGATTAATGGCTTAAGTGTGATGGCGCCAATGCTAGATTCAATTTGGTTGACGGCGCAGAATGTTAATATTACGGCTGTGCGTAATGGTAAACCCGCACCATTATTATGGGTTCGCGGTTCGTTTGACGTGTTTGCCTGGTTTGGTGGCGCTGGTGGAACATTAATGCTGATAGTTGCAATTTTGCTTTTTTCTAAACGCAGCGACTACCGAACAATTGCCAAAGTGGCATTAGCACCGGCAATTTTTAACATTAATGAGCCAGTTGTGTTGGGACTGCCGGTGGTTCTTAATCCGGTGTACTTCATCCCGTTTATCGTGGCGCCACTAGTTAATGTTGCCTTTTCTTATGGGGTAAGCATGATCGGTCTAGTTAATCCTGTCCAAGCAGCCGTGCCGGGAATTTTACCGCCGATTATTGGGCCGTTTTTAGCCTGCAACTATGATTGGCGCGCCGTGGTCTTGTGCATTGTTAACATGTTGATTGCCTTGGCAATCTGGACTCCGTTCGTGTTTGCGGCAGATAAATTGGCCGATGCCAACAGTCCGCGACCATATTATACAAGGCAATATTAATTACTAAAAAAATTGGCTTTTATCACGTAAATTTGGTAAAGTTAATTTTGTACGGCCCCGTAGTTCATCTGGATAGAACAATGGTCTCCTAAACCGTAGAGGTGAGTTCGAATCTCACCGGGGTCATAATTATGCTTCAAAAAGTCTTGATACATAAGCATTTCATGAATATCGTGGACTGAATTTGGACTAAAAGACCTAGCTAAATCAACAGCTAGGTCTTGTTTTTTTATAATGAGTCCAGCACCTCTTCGATATGATCGTCAGATTTTGCTTTTAATTCATCTATCATGTGAGCGTAAAAAGTTGCTGTAATTGACATGTTTGAATGCCCCAAGCGCTTACTAATTGCATAAAGGTCAACGCCTTCATAAAGTAAAATCGAAGTATGTGTATGTCGTAAGCTATGAAAGTGGAAACCTGGTTTATTAATATTACATTCAATAAGCAGTTCTTTGAGCTTTTTGTTGCAAGCAGTAGTTGAGGGCAGTTCCTCAAGACTTTTTGCAAATACATATTTTTCATTACGCTTTTGTAGTGGCTTTAAAATGTTAAGTAGCTTATTAGTTACCCTGATTGTTCGAACTGATGATGCTGTTTTAGGTTCTTTGATTCTACCAGTTACATATGAAAAAGATTTAGTAATGCTAATTGTTTTTGCCTTAAAGTTAATGTCTTTCCATGTAAGAGCCATAATTTCGCCAATTCGCATTCCTGTATAAATTGCCGTTAGAATCATATAGCGACTACTATAACGTGGATTTAATTTTTCTTTAGTTTTAGCAATTAAAGCTTGGGTCTCTTTAACAGATAAATACAAAACTTCTTTGGTTCGATTAATATCATAAACAAGATTAACTCGTGCAGTAAAATCATTATTGATTATGTGATCAACAATAGCGTCTTTTATACAACCGCGAATAATACCATTCGTTTTACGAACTGAAGCTTTTGAATGATTTTTGCCATACTGATTAATAAAATCTTGATATTGTATTCTAGTAATTTTATTCATTTTTTGTTGTTTGAAATAACGCTTGATTTCAATTTCAATATATCGATAACGACTAACCGTATTAGCAGCCTTACCGGGAATACGGAAAGCTTCTGACCATTTCTTGTAATAATCGGCAAAAGTGGGATTTTCAATTACTATATCAGACTCAGCTTTTTGTACCTCTATCTTAGATGCCCATACTTGAGCTTGCCGTTTTGTTTTAAAACCACTTTTAGATTTTTGATGGAATTGACCGCCTTGCTTAAAGGATACTCTGGCGCGCCATACATCGCCGCGTTTATCAAAAGTTGCCATTAGAAACCACACCTCCGATGTGATAAAATAAAATTTGAGCGCACAAATAGCGCAGATTATGTGAATCGATTAATAGTTATGTTTTCCAGACGGACTATTAATCGATTTTTTTGTTTTAATGATTATTTATTTTTCAATAATTCAATTATTTTTTCATTTTGTTTTCTCAATTGATCGTTTTGCTTAATTAAAAGCCAATTTTGTTCAACCATACCTGTTAATAGAATATATATGTCTCGTGGTACATCAGACTTTGAACTAAGTAGTGGATAGCCATACATTGTTTTTAATTGATGTTTAATACGTTTTAACTGAGGAAAACAATCCTTATCAATGTCGCTAAGGCTAAGATTGTTTAACCAAGTTTCCATATCTTGAGCTTTTTGCTCATCTTTTTCTTCTTTCGATTTAAATATTCCCATCATATTCTCCTACTAAAAATTACTTGTTTTGAGTATTTGTATTTTTTTCATGTTGTTCGATATATAACGTGTCACGATAC
Coding sequences within it:
- a CDS encoding site-specific integrase; translation: MATFDKRGDVWRARVSFKQGGQFHQKSKSGFKTKRQAQVWASKIEVQKAESDIVIENPTFADYYKKWSEAFRIPGKAANTVSRYRYIEIEIKRYFKQQKMNKITRIQYQDFINQYGKNHSKASVRKTNGIIRGCIKDAIVDHIINNDFTARVNLVYDINRTKEVLYLSVKETQALIAKTKEKLNPRYSSRYMILTAIYTGMRIGEIMALTWKDINFKAKTISITKSFSYVTGRIKEPKTASSVRTIRVTNKLLNILKPLQKRNEKYVFAKSLEELPSTTACNKKLKELLIECNINKPGFHFHSLRHTHTSILLYEGVDLYAISKRLGHSNMSITATFYAHMIDELKAKSDDHIEEVLDSL